The DNA sequence GCGGCTTGCGCACGGAACACCCGTACAGGAGTACCCCGATCAGGATGAGGGAAAGGGCCGCGGTGAAGGGAAGGGGGATGTTTTTCATGGGGAGCCGGGATGGGTTATGCGTTTTTTCGGATGCAATCATCTGGCGCAGCGCGAGGATGTGTTTCGTTGCGAACGCGGGTGCCCGGTGTTGGCAAATGACGCGACGGGACAAACGCACTGCACGCACAGTGAGGACAATCTTATGGTGGGATCAGGCATTATTCAAGGCAAAATCGTGGACATTCATTCCCGGCGGATTTTTTCCGGGCAAGTGGAAATCGCGGAGGGCCGGATATCCCGGATCGTGAAAGCGGACGCTGGCGCGACTGGTGATGCGGGCGGACGGTTCATCCTGCCTGGGCTGATTGACAGCCATGTGCACATCGAGAGTTCCCTGCTCATCCCCAGCGAGTTTGCCCGGGCCGCGGTGGTCCACGGGACCGTGGGCAGCGTGTCCGACCCCCATGAGCTGGCCAACGTGCTGGGCATGGAGGGAGTGCGGTTCATGGTCGCCAACGGCAGCGCGTCGCCATTCAAGTTCGCCTTTGGCGCGCCGTCCTGCGTTCCGGCCACGGATTTCGAGACCTCGGGAGCCGTGCTGGATGCGGAGGACGTGGACACGCTGCTGGCCATGCCCGAGATCACCTATCTTTCAGAAATGATGAATTTCCCTGGAGTGCTGGCCCAGGATGCGGGCGTGATGCGCAAGCTGGCCGCGGCCAGACGCCATGGCAAGCCCGTGGACGGTCATGCCCCGGGACTGCGCGGTGAGGATGCCCGGCGCTATGCCCTGGCGGGAATCTCCACGGACCACGAATGCTTCAGCCTGGAGGAGGCCCTGGAAAAGGTGCGGTACGGGATGAAGATCCTGATCCGCGAGGGCAGCGCGGCCCGCAATTTCGACGAACTGCTGCCGGTCTTGCGCCGCCACCCGGAGATGGTCATGTTCTGCACGGACGACCTGCACCCGGACAATCTGCTGGAAGGGCACATTGACTGCCTGGTGCGCCGGGCCCTGGCCCAGGGTTACGACCTGTTCGACGTGCTCCGGGCCGCGACCCTGAACCCGATCCGCCATTACGGGCTGCATGCCGGGCTGCTCCAGG is a window from the Desulfonatronum thioautotrophicum genome containing:
- the ade gene encoding adenine deaminase; translated protein: MVGSGIIQGKIVDIHSRRIFSGQVEIAEGRISRIVKADAGATGDAGGRFILPGLIDSHVHIESSLLIPSEFARAAVVHGTVGSVSDPHELANVLGMEGVRFMVANGSASPFKFAFGAPSCVPATDFETSGAVLDAEDVDTLLAMPEITYLSEMMNFPGVLAQDAGVMRKLAAARRHGKPVDGHAPGLRGEDARRYALAGISTDHECFSLEEALEKVRYGMKILIREGSAARNFDELLPVLRRHPEMVMFCTDDLHPDNLLEGHIDCLVRRALAQGYDLFDVLRAATLNPIRHYGLHAGLLQEGDPADLIVVDDLDRFTVLETYIDGRLVARNGQSLLEPVAAKPVNIFRARPVTVPDLAVPARSETIRVIQALDGQLVTEATTARVRNEGGMAVSDPDRDILKIMVLQRYHPAPPALAFIQGFGLQAGALASTIAHDSHNIIAVGASDADMVRAVNLLVEHRGGISVAQGEMADVLPLPFGGLMSGDGVETVAAAYQRLDNAAKTLGSPLAAPFMTLAFMALLVIPALKLSDKGLFDGTTFSFVPLFVGS